A DNA window from Calliphora vicina chromosome 1, idCalVici1.1, whole genome shotgun sequence contains the following coding sequences:
- the LOC135964008 gene encoding uncharacterized protein LOC135964008: MNPVVTEWGAIESKLAELVMEHLFANRTGTAPRFDSGEIHRGYRVIKCMDEFSKDFLSKCIAKISDAWDGLSLKLIPAQEIPMRPRARIWLPKMATDAHKMLECLKLQNPNIHMDDWSIIRTEQGDGHTCLILAITESGSVELEKAGLKLFFGVRDAKVKVFRPSGTGSGEADEVEAANSLLTEMKLSELPPKTDNGAQGSAD; this comes from the coding sequence ATGAATCCTGTGGTAACAGAATGGGGTGCTATCGAGTCCAAATTAGCTGAACTCGTTATGGAACACTTGTTCGCTAATAGGACTGGTACGGCACCTCGCTTTGACTCTGGTGAAATCCACCGGGGCTACAGGGTGATCAAATGCATGGACGAGTTCTCAAAGGACTTTCTTAGCAAATGCATCGCTAAGATTAGCGACGCATGGGATGGTTTAAGCCTCAAACTGATCCCTGCTCAAGAAATTCCAATGAGACCGCGTGCACGTATTTGGTTACCGAAGATGGCAACCGATGCACATAAAATGTTGGAGTGTTTAAAGCTTCAAAACCCCAACATCCACATGGATGACTGGTCCATCATCCGTACTGAGCAAGGCGATGGCCATACATGCCTTATACTCGCCATCACCGAATCTGGCTCAGTCGAGCTTGAGAAGGCGGGCCTTAAGCTGTTCTTCGGAGTGAGGGACGCTAAGGTTAAGGTGTTCCGGCCCTCAGGTACGGGTAGCGGTGAAGCAGATGAGGTTGAAGCAGCAAACTCTCTGCTCACAGAAATGAAGCTATCCGAACTCCCACCAAAAACCGACAATGGCGCTCAAGGTAGTGCAGATTAA